Proteins encoded in a region of the Dorea longicatena genome:
- a CDS encoding DUF3783 domain-containing protein, protein MRSIMLCYNLKGTKKGRKIGMLGSFLGFRVKYVEKEEYSKTIGVLTGLKEEVAEEASVEETSGTDNAKNEEMTDFEEEMIVMLLADNQTLDKLLFQMRKEKVQIPLKAIVTAKNQNWTSTALYKEVKREHESMTKAEQAGKKKEE, encoded by the coding sequence ATGAGATCAATCATGTTATGTTATAATCTGAAAGGCACGAAAAAAGGCAGAAAGATCGGGATGTTGGGAAGCTTTCTTGGATTTCGTGTAAAATATGTAGAAAAAGAAGAGTATTCTAAAACAATCGGAGTACTGACCGGACTGAAAGAAGAAGTGGCGGAAGAAGCATCTGTGGAAGAAACTTCCGGGACAGACAATGCAAAAAATGAAGAAATGACAGATTTTGAAGAAGAGATGATTGTCATGCTGCTGGCAGACAATCAGACACTGGATAAGTTATTATTCCAGATGAGAAAAGAAAAAGTACAGATTCCGCTAAAGGCAATCGTTACTGCAAAGAACCAGAACTGGACATCAACGGCTCTTTATAAAGAAGTAAAAAGAGAACATGAATCCATGACGAAAGCAGAACAGGCCGGAAAGAAAAAAGAAGAATAG
- a CDS encoding ABC transporter ATP-binding protein, with translation MPGPGRQPRGMKSQVKNPGELFLRLMKYVLKDYKFHCISVVVLIVVSVLCNVQGTMFMKNLIDEYITPFLLSDNPNFTPLAHAIAKVAAFYALGVLATFGYNRLMVNVTQGTLRNLRNDLFSHMEKLPIKYFDTHAHGDIMSVYTNDIDTLRQMISQSMPQLLNSGITIVSVFISMLILSIPLTVVTMVMVGIMVFCSKKSAGQSGAYFAKQQKDLGTVNGYIEEMMNGQKVVKVFCHEEENMQNFKKLNDELYISADRANTFANFLGPINAQIGNISYVICAIVGGVLALGKVGGFTLGGLASFLTFNKSFSMPINQISMQMNAIVMAMAGADRIFRLMDEKEELDEGYVTLVNAKEEDGKLTECEERTERWAWKHTHQNDGSVDYVEVKGEVVFNGVDFGYNDEKIVLHGIKLYAKPGQKIAFVGSTGAGKTTITNLINRFYDIQDGKIRYDGININKIKKADLRRSLGIVLQDTHLFTGTVRDNIRFGKLDATDEEIVAAAKLANADSFIRRLPDGYDTMLTGDGANLSQGQRQLLAIARAAIADPPVLILDEATSSIDTRTERIVQDGMDKLMHGRTTFVIAHRLSTVRNSDCIMVLEQGRIIERGTHDELIEEKGRYYQLYTGNAISA, from the coding sequence ATGCCGGGACCGGGAAGACAGCCGAGAGGAATGAAATCACAGGTAAAAAATCCGGGTGAATTATTCCTCCGCCTTATGAAATATGTATTGAAAGACTATAAATTCCACTGCATCAGTGTCGTAGTACTGATCGTTGTCAGCGTACTTTGTAATGTGCAGGGAACGATGTTCATGAAGAACCTGATCGACGAATATATTACACCATTTTTATTATCGGATAATCCGAACTTTACACCGCTTGCACATGCGATCGCCAAAGTGGCAGCATTTTATGCGCTGGGTGTACTTGCAACGTTCGGTTATAACCGTCTGATGGTAAATGTGACACAGGGAACACTCCGTAACTTAAGAAATGATCTGTTTTCACATATGGAAAAGCTGCCGATCAAATACTTTGATACCCATGCACATGGTGACATCATGTCGGTATATACGAATGATATCGATACATTGAGACAGATGATCAGCCAGAGTATGCCACAGCTCTTAAACAGTGGGATTACGATCGTCAGTGTATTTATCAGTATGTTGATCTTAAGCATCCCGCTTACTGTCGTAACGATGGTCATGGTCGGAATCATGGTATTCTGTTCGAAGAAATCTGCAGGACAGAGCGGGGCATATTTTGCAAAACAGCAGAAAGACCTGGGAACTGTGAACGGTTACATCGAAGAGATGATGAACGGGCAGAAGGTCGTAAAGGTGTTCTGTCATGAAGAAGAGAATATGCAGAATTTCAAGAAACTGAATGATGAGTTATATATCAGCGCAGACAGAGCGAATACATTTGCCAACTTCTTAGGACCGATCAATGCACAGATTGGAAATATCAGTTATGTAATCTGTGCGATCGTCGGAGGTGTGCTGGCACTTGGAAAAGTCGGAGGATTTACGCTTGGAGGACTGGCGAGTTTCCTGACATTTAATAAGAGCTTCAGTATGCCGATCAATCAGATCAGTATGCAGATGAATGCAATCGTTATGGCAATGGCCGGGGCTGATCGTATCTTCCGTCTGATGGATGAAAAAGAAGAGCTGGATGAAGGCTATGTAACACTGGTCAATGCGAAAGAAGAAGACGGAAAGCTCACAGAGTGTGAAGAAAGAACCGAGCGCTGGGCATGGAAACATACACATCAGAATGATGGCAGTGTGGATTATGTGGAAGTCAAAGGTGAAGTTGTATTCAATGGCGTGGATTTCGGCTATAATGATGAGAAAATTGTATTGCATGGTATCAAATTGTATGCGAAACCGGGACAGAAGATTGCTTTCGTCGGCTCGACCGGTGCAGGTAAGACGACGATTACCAATCTGATCAACCGTTTCTACGATATTCAGGACGGTAAGATCCGCTATGATGGAATTAATATTAATAAGATCAAGAAAGCAGATCTCAGGCGTTCACTTGGAATCGTTCTGCAGGATACACATTTATTCACCGGAACGGTGCGTGACAATATCCGCTTTGGCAAACTGGATGCGACCGATGAAGAGATCGTGGCAGCAGCAAAGCTTGCCAATGCCGACAGCTTTATCCGCCGGCTTCCGGATGGTTATGATACGATGCTGACCGGAGACGGAGCGAACTTAAGCCAGGGACAGCGCCAGCTTCTTGCCATTGCGAGAGCAGCCATCGCCGATCCGCCGGTACTGATCCTCGATGAAGCGACCAGTTCCATCGACACCAGAACAGAACGGATCGTACAGGATGGTATGGATAAGCTGATGCACGGAAGAACAACATTTGTCATTGCCCACCGATTATCAACGGTCCGCAATTCCGACTGCATTATGGTACTGGAGCAGGGAAGAATCATAGAGCGAGGTACACATGATGAGCTGATCGAAGAGAAAGGCAGATATTATCAGCTGTATACGGGAAATGCGATCAGCGCATAA